From Podospora bellae-mahoneyi strain CBS 112042 chromosome 3, whole genome shotgun sequence, the proteins below share one genomic window:
- a CDS encoding hypothetical protein (EggNog:ENOG503P1CY; COG:Q) gives MMPSSTSSASLDLGRPTQSATSIFISSQFRTKPQRLTLTRSTSLAGKIALITGATTGLGYHAAHHLLSLSLSHLIIAVRNTEKGEEVTSGFRRKFPSATITFMHLEMSSYPSIQSFTSALSEKFSNTDITKPRLDIAILNAGVVSANFSLDPVTGNDRVIQVNYLGIFLLAILLIPIMRSVSGGNPGRLTIVSSGGVYNSKLSPPSPGVPFLSSFNNLTTSPSSNGKGAYQAMNHYFVSKLLGQMFFAELIRRGYLPRSDQLITNPVDLGFCKGTELQREASGIFLAGAIRLVKAITARDIKDGAWTYVDAVITKGAESNGCFVMDWEVSPFGYQVYEEGHMSVMKQLFEETMHELELVGIKTVLEELRAARKGW, from the coding sequence ATGAtgccatcttcaacctcctctgcATCCCTCGACCTAGGTCGCCCAACCCAGTCCGCCACCTCCATATTCATTTCCTCTCAATTCCGCACCAAGCCTCAGCGCCTTACCCTAACAAGATCCACCTCGTTGGCAGGCAAAATAGCCCTCATCACCGGTGCAACCACCGGACTGGGCTACCATGCCGCCCACCACCTCCTATCACTCTCTCTTtcccacctcatcatcgcAGTTCGCAACACTgagaaaggagaagaggtcACCTCAGGTTTCCGTCGCAAGTTCCCTTCTGCAACCATCACATTCATGCACCTCGAGATGTCGTcctacccctccatccaatCCTTTACTTCCGCCCTGTCAGAAAAGTTCTCAAACAccgacatcaccaagccCCGTCTGGACattgccatcctcaacgcTGGCGTCGTTTCAGCAAACTTCAGCCTAGACCCTGTCACGGGAAACGACCGTGTCATACAAGTCAATTATCTCGGCATATTCCTCCTAGCCATCTTGTTAATACCCATCATGCGATCTGTCTCTGGCGGCAACCCAGGTAGACTCACCATTGTCTCCTCTGGCGGCGTATACAACTCCAAACTTTCCCCACCTTCCCCCGGCGTCCCCTTTCTGTCATCGTTCAACAACCTGACGACATCCCCTTCGTCGAATGGGAAAGGAGCATACCAAGCAATGAACCACTACTTTGTATCCAAGCTCCTGGGTCAGATGTTTTTTGCCGAGCTGATCCGGAGGGGTTATCTCCCGCGCTCTGATcaactcatcaccaaccctgTGGATCTCGGTTTCTGCAAAGGCACCGAGTTGCAGAGGGAGGCAAGTGGTATTTTTCTTGCTGGGGCGATCAGGTTGGTCAAGGCTATTACTGCGAGGGATATCAAGGATGGGGCTTGGACGTATGTGGATGCTGTCATCACGAAAGGAGCAGAGAGTAATGGGTGCTTTGTGATGGATTGGGAGGTTAGCCCGTTTGGATATCAGGTTTATGAGGAAGGTCACATGTCAGTCATGAAGCAACTCTTTGAGGAGACTATGCACGAGTTGGAACTTGTGGGGATAAAGACTGTCCTCGAGGAATTGAGGGCCGCTCGGAAAGGGTGGTGA
- a CDS encoding hypothetical protein (EggNog:ENOG503NWXD; COG:G), with protein MVDSGQPPAPSQSTSSRSSSEKLPTPDQPRDLEKTSESTPPTLTDLYGPAPDGGARAWFVALGAACIFFSCLGIVNSFGIFLQYYGTHQLSSHTPDQISWIGSVTACMQFLFGAISGPLFDRYGTWVIRIGAILYVLAIMMTSLCQEYYQFMLAQGVLTGLASAMIQVPAFAVVSQYFDKKRAAALGLVVSGSSIGGIVFPIALGKMLNDTSLGFGWSVRVIGFIVAPMMVFCCFSLRARLPSRETKFFLWSAFTELRFVGLVAAGFFVLLGMFTPLFFLPSYAVSKGMDKILASYLLAIVNGASTFGRILPGILADKYGKLNIYGFGSLATGIVVLCLTKATDTTGLVVYAVFIGLTSGTIVSANSAAFSTCTTNPQNLGTYIGMGLAVGSIAILVGPPVNGVLLDKYGGYLEASLFSGIMCLAGGVVIFVTKLTTPEGLFGNV; from the coding sequence ATGGTAGACTCAGGCCAACCCCCGGCTCCCTCTCAAAGCACATCCTCCAGAAGCAGCTCTGAAAAGCTACCCACACCCGACCAACCTCGAGACCTGGAAAAGACGTCGGAATCTACACCTCCCACACTCACCGACCTCTACGGCCCAGCCCCCGACGGCGGCGCCCGCGCCTGGTTCGTCGCCCTCGGCGCAGCCTGTatcttcttctcttgcctCGGCATCGTCAACTCCTTCGGTATCTTTCTCCAATACTATGGAACCCACCAGCTATCATCGCACACCCCCGATCAAATATCCTGGATCGGCTCTGTCACGGCATGTATGCAGTTTCTCTTTGGGGCTATCTCGGGCCCACTCTTTGACCGTTATGGGACATGGGTCATCCGTATCGGAGCTATCCTCTACGTCTTGGCCATCATGATGACGAGTTTGTGTCAAGAATACTATCAGTTCATGCTCGCTCAGGGGGTCTTGACGGGATTAGCGTCGGCAATGATACAAGTCCCTGCTTTTGCGGTCGTGTCACAGTATTTTGACAAGAAGAGGGCTGcagcgttggggttggtggttagCGGGAGTAGCATTGGAGGTATTGTCTTCCCTATTGCTTTGGGAAAGATGTTGAATGATACCAGTCTGGGGTTCGGGTGGTCGGTTAGGGTGATAGGGTTCATTGTGGCGCCTATGATGGTGTTCTGTTGCTTTTCgctgagggcgaggttgccGTCGAGAGAGACGAAGTTCTTCCTATGGTCAGCGTTTACAGAGCTGAGATTTGTGGGGTTGGTCGCTGCCGGGTTCTTTGTATTGCTGGGGATGTTTACACCGTTGTTTTTTCTGCCCTCGTATGCGGTGTCGAAGGGGATGGACAAGATCTTGGCGTCGTATTTGCTGGCTATCGTGAATGGAGCATCGACATTTGGGAGGATCCTACCAGGAATTCTGGCCGACAAATATGGGAAACTGAATATCTACGGGTTTGGGTCATTGGCGACGGGGATTGTGGTCCTGTGCTTGACCAAGGCTACTGATACgactgggttggtggtgtatGCTGTGTTTATTGGGTTGACATCGGGCACGATTGTGTCGGCGAACTCGGCTGCGTTTTCAACTTGCACGACTAATCCGCAGAACTTGGGGACTTACATTGGGATGGGTTTGGCCGTTGGTTCTATCGCCATCTTGGTTGGGCCGCCGGTCAACGGGGTGCTGTTGGATAAATATGGGGGATATTTGGAGGCTTCTCTGTTCAGTGGTATCATGTGTCtggctggaggggttgtgatTTTTGTGACGAAGCTGACGACTCCTGAAGGGTTGTTCGGAAATGTGTGA
- a CDS encoding hypothetical protein (COG:K; EggNog:ENOG503P0RH): MKHTDQGGAVRRRRRPAVSCITCRKRKIRCDRKAPCGNCLKSKGSSCSYRDPPLSPPKATTPRSATSLPNDCVDDENDELDVASCFSITTPPTPPSLVNTTNLGIAGTFHIHHESRQGQPNVGAFSIAHKTRYFGQSHWVNSITLVRDLFAILEPHFRNNSSPIVGCMLECKGLAKTLKSRVLPCWPYEPLFDVPPDHDDLLRNYISTSESIFRVMHIPSFTRDFHALCTSPTPPTNVAFIVQAKLVCAIGATHTDTVLRQEATQWVQDAQTWLSKPDCKHQLSLQHLQSHILLLLARKAVGVAEDMIWISVGSLLRTAMYMGLHRDGVIGTSSNKNLFTSEMRRRIWNTILELSVQSSLNAGGPPLISLQDFDTKPPSNLNDEDLHSDQAIPKADGVFTSTAISLALRKTLPVRLAIVKFLNDWSSPGDYLTALKLDSDFRAAYTLLAKFLSHVSQSSNAPLTNVNRQAVVNHINLLLRRHLLALHLPFFLPSLSRPEFAFSRVVVVDTAHRIWRGVFSTTDICASNVARSSACFRTVSMQVIIVLSTHLRAQAADPISGGMVREDLVAILEEAKQWTWRCIEGRETNVKGYLFACLVKANVDAMREGLTEPEVVKRSLEAAEEAIRKAREVLKERLRALTNMEPSCGAVTVLGNQGETVDICDGNNEWEQLQQTFDFFGGSDDLQGGRGMMLADGDNWFLDFGNGLLV, encoded by the exons ATGAAGCATACTGACCAAGGTGGTGCTGTTCGACGACGGAGAAGACCTGCCGT CTCCTGCATCACTTGCAGAAAACGTAAAATCCGCTGTGATCGGAAGGCGCCATGTGGAAACTGCCTCAAGTCGAAAGGCTCCAGTTGCTCTTACCGTgaccctcccctctctcctccaaaGGCCACCACTCCCAGAAGTGCAACCTCGCTGCCAAATGACTGTGTCGACGATGAGAACGACGAGCTCGATGTGGCCAGCTGTTTCTCCATCACTActcctccaacgccaccaTCTCTTGTTAACACGACTAATCTGGGCATCGCTGGCACATTTCACATTCACCATGAGTCCCGCCAGGGACAGCCGAACGTCGGTGCCTTCAGCATAGCACACAAGACCCGCTACTTCGGCCAAAGCCACTGGGTCAACAGCATTACCCTGGTTCGAGACTTATTTGCGATCCTTGAGCCACACTTCCGCAACAATTCTTCTCCCATCGTCGGGTGCATGCTGGAATGCAAAGGTCTGGCAAAGACATTGAAGTCTCGAGTGCTCCCTTGTTGGCCGTATGAACCGCTCTTCGACGTTCCGCCAGACCACGACGATCTGTTACGGAACTACATCTCAACATCAGAAAGCATCTTTCGTGTGATGCATATTCCCTCTTTCACTCGAGACTTCCATGCTCTCTGCACATCGCCAACTCCGCCGACTAATGTGGCCTTCATTGTTCAAGCCAAGCTTGTCTGTGCCATAGGTGCGACTCATACTGACACGGTATTGCGACAAGAAGCCACACAATGGGTACAAGATGCACAAACATGGCTCTCCAAGCCGGACTGCAAGCATCAACTTTCCCTTCAACATCTTCAATCCCATATTTTGTTGCTTCTCGCCCGCAAAGCTGTCGGTGTAGCGGAAGACATGATTTGGATCTCGGTTGGCTCGCTCCTCCGCACAGCCATGTACATGGGCCTGCACCGCGATGGTGTCATTGGAACATCCTCTAATAAAAACCTGTTCACATCAGAAATGCGCCGCAGGATCTGGAACACTATCCTCGAGCTATCTGTCCAGTCCAGCCTGAACGCTGGAGGTCCTCCCTTGATATCTCTCCAAGACTTTGACACAAAGCCTCCATCCAACTTGAATGATGAGGACTTGCATTCGGACCAAGCAATCCCCAAAGCAGACGGAGTATTTACCTCTACAGCAATTTCCCTCGCCCTTCGAAAGACACTCCCAGTACGCCTCGCCATTGTCAAATTTCTCAATGATTGGTCTTCACCAGGCGATTACCTAACCGCTTTGAAGCTTGATTCTGATTTCAGAGCAGCATACACACTTCTGGCCAAGTTCCTATCGCACGTTTCTCAATCCAGCAATGCGCCACTCACAAACGTGAACCGCCAAGCTGTCGTGAACCACATCAATCTCCTACTTAGACGCCACCTTCTCGCCCTCCATCTacctttctttctcccctCTCTATCCAGACCAGAGTTTGCTTTTTCCCGGGTGGTTGTAGTAGATACAGCACACCGTATCTGGCGAGGTGTCTTTTCTACTACAGATATTTGCGCAAGCAATGTCGCTAGATCATCCGCTTGTTTTCGGACCGTTTCCATGCAAGTTATCATCGTTCTGTCAACTCATCTTCGAGCGCAAGCTGCCGACCCAATTTCCGGGGGCATGGTTAGAGAAGACTTGGTGGCGATACTTGAGGAGGCAAAACAGTGGACGTGGAGGTGTATTGAAGGAAGGGAGACGAATGTTAAGGGGTATCTGTTCGCTTGTTTAGTGAAGGCTAATGTGGATGCTATGAGGGAAGGCTTGACCGAACCTGAGGTGGTGAAAAGGAGTCTTGAGGCGGCAGAAGAGGCTATTCGCAAGGCCCGAGAGGTATTGAAAGAACGATTGCGAGCCTTGACGAACATGGAGCCATCCTGCGGGGCCGTAACGGTGTTGGGGAATCAAGGTGAGACTGTTGATATATGTGACGGTAACAATGAATGGGAGCAGCTTCAACAGACCTTTGACTTTTTCGGCGGCAGTGATGATTTAcaaggtggaagggggatgatgttggcggaTGGGGATAATTGGTTTCTAGATTTTGGAAACGGGCTTCTTGTTTGA